The Thermodesulfobacteriota bacterium genome contains the following window.
GGGGCCGGATGCCGGGCTCCACGGCATCGACTTCCAGAGGCAGGGGGGAGACAACCCGCTCGTCTTCGATCATGCCAGGGACCTCAGAGCGCGGCGGATGAGCTCAGGAAGGGGCAGGGCCAAAAAGACCTCCGCCCCCAGCTCCTGGCGCAAGGCCTCCAGGGCGGCCTTGGCCCGGACGGCCGGATAGCCGAGATTGACCAGGGCGGAGACGAGGTCCTCGCCGGTGGCCTCCCCTGCTCCGGCCGCCGGTGCGGCGGGGCCGGCGGCCAGAAAGGGCAGGACCTTGTCCGCCAGCTCCAGGCAAAGCCGCTCGGCGATCTTCTTGCCGATGCCAGAAATGCGGGTGAGCCGGTGCAGATCCCTGGCCTGGATGGCCCGGGCCAGGGCCGGGGTCGGCAGGCCGGACAGGAGGGCCAGGGCCAGCCGGGGGCCGACGCCGGTCACCTTGCCCAGCAGGAGGAACATCTCCCGGTCCAGACGGTCGGCAAAGCCGAACAGGGTGATGGCATCCTCCCGGACCTGGGTGTGGACATGGAGGAGGATCTCGGTGCCAGCAGGGGGCAGGGTTTCCAGGCAGGAGCGGGGCACCGCCACCAGGTAGCCGACGCCGCCCACCAGCATCTCCACCTCCTCGTCCCCCTTGTGCAGCAGGGTGCCCTTGAGGCAGGCGATCATGGCGCCGCTCTCCCGCAGGCCAGGCCGGCAGTCCGGGCCGGAGGCAGGCGGCCGCCGTGGTGGGCATGGCAGATGGCCACCGCCAGGGCGTCAGCCGCGTCCTGGCTGGGCAGGGCGGCAAGGCTTAAGAGCAGCCGCACCATGCGCTGCATCTGCTCCTTGCCGGCCAGGCCGTAGCCCACCACCGCCTGCTTGATCTGCCGGGGGCCATACTCGTGCACCGCCAGCTCCCGGCCCATGGCAGCGATCATCGCCACCCCCCGGGCATGCCCCAGCTTGAGGGCCGAGCGGGGGTTGGCCGCCACAAAGACATCCTCCACCGCCGCCTCATCGGGCGTGTGCTCGGCGATCACCTGCACCAGGCCGTCGTGGATCCGGCGCAGCCGCTCGGCAAAGGCCGCCTCCGCCGGGGGCCGCACCACGCCGCAGGCCACGAAGACGAGCTTGTGGCCCACCAAGTCGATGACCCCGTAACCGGTGGCCCGGGAGCCGGGATCCAGGCCCAGGATGCGCAGGCCGGTCCGGGTCCCGGGCGGCAATCAGGCACCCTCCAGGAGCTCGTCCGGGATGTCGCAGTTGGCGTGCACCTTCTGGACGTCGTCGTAGTCCTCCAGGGCATCCAGGAGCTTGACCAGCTGCTTGGCGACCTTCTCGTCGCTGATGGGCACGGTGTTCTTGGGGATCATGGTCACCGCTGTCTCCAGGAACCGTACCCCGGCCGCCTCCAGGGCCTCCTTCACGGAAGAGAAGTCGTCCGGCGCCGTGATGACGGTGAATCCGTCGTCATCCTCCCGCACATCCTCGGCCCCGGCCTCCAGGGCGCGGTCCATGAGCTC
Protein-coding sequences here:
- the ruvA gene encoding Holliday junction branch migration protein RuvA, which gives rise to MIACLKGTLLHKGDEEVEMLVGGVGYLVAVPRSCLETLPPAGTEILLHVHTQVREDAITLFGFADRLDREMFLLLGKVTGVGPRLALALLSGLPTPALARAIQARDLHRLTRISGIGKKIAERLCLELADKVLPFLAAGPAAPAAGAGEATGEDLVSALVNLGYPAVRAKAALEALRQELGAEVFLALPLPELIRRALRSLA
- the ruvC gene encoding crossover junction endodeoxyribonuclease RuvC translates to MPPGTRTGLRILGLDPGSRATGYGVIDLVGHKLVFVACGVVRPPAEAAFAERLRRIHDGLVQVIAEHTPDEAAVEDVFVAANPRSALKLGHARGVAMIAAMGRELAVHEYGPRQIKQAVVGYGLAGKEQMQRMVRLLLSLAALPSQDAADALAVAICHAHHGGRLPPARTAGLACGRAAP